In a genomic window of Leifsonia xyli subsp. cynodontis DSM 46306:
- a CDS encoding ABC transporter ATP-binding protein, with protein sequence MSGMRGIGGGGMRSRVSGGDAEAQKALNATAPRIPHLFRRIMALFAPHRAAIVLMMALVLIGAALSVIPPLLTQRAFDDGLFPKAGKPDLPTLIEIVALMIVVFVSSALLGVAQTYLTSAVGNRVMGALQVRLFSHLQSMELSFFTKTKTGIIQSRLQNDVGGVANVLTNTVSSVLGNTVTVIAALVAMLLLNGQLTIVAVILMPILVIAQRRVGQARARIATKTQESLSDMTAITQETLSVSGILLAKSFTRQRAEVERYSDENRTQIRLQVSQAMSGQWFFAMVNIFLSSIPAIVYLVSGWLVLGGATDITAGTIVAFTTVQARLLFPLLALMRVALDLQTSGALFARIFEYLDLKPAIVDRPDAVPVDSERELGRIEFDRVAFRYPDARDGERNTLDDVSFVIQPGEFAAFVGPSGAGKTTVSYLIPRFYDTTSGRILFGGTDLRALQQESLVSHIGVVSQETYLFHATIAENLRYARPEATPEEVESAARRANIHDTIVGFPDGYETVVGERGYRLSGGEKQRIAIARVLLKDPAVLILDEATSALDSISERVVQQALDTASRGRTTIAIAHRLSTIVAADIIFVVDRGRIVERGNHRQLLEAGGVYARLYWEQIEGSLLDT encoded by the coding sequence ATGAGTGGGATGCGTGGAATCGGCGGCGGTGGGATGCGGTCGCGCGTCAGCGGCGGGGACGCCGAAGCGCAGAAGGCACTGAACGCGACAGCGCCCCGCATCCCGCATCTGTTCCGGCGGATCATGGCGCTTTTCGCGCCGCACCGGGCCGCGATCGTGCTGATGATGGCGCTGGTGCTGATCGGCGCCGCGCTGTCGGTGATCCCGCCGCTGCTGACGCAGCGGGCCTTCGACGATGGTCTGTTCCCGAAGGCGGGGAAGCCGGACCTGCCGACGCTGATCGAGATCGTGGCGCTGATGATCGTGGTGTTCGTCTCCTCGGCGCTGCTGGGGGTCGCGCAGACGTATCTGACCTCGGCGGTCGGCAACAGGGTGATGGGGGCGCTCCAGGTGCGGCTGTTCTCGCACCTGCAGTCGATGGAGCTGAGCTTCTTCACGAAGACCAAGACGGGCATCATCCAGTCGCGGTTGCAGAACGATGTCGGCGGGGTCGCGAACGTCCTCACGAACACGGTGTCGAGCGTCCTGGGCAACACGGTCACGGTGATCGCCGCGCTGGTCGCGATGCTGCTCCTCAACGGGCAGCTGACGATCGTGGCCGTGATCCTCATGCCCATTCTGGTGATCGCGCAGCGGCGGGTCGGGCAGGCGCGGGCGCGGATCGCGACGAAGACGCAGGAGTCGCTGTCGGACATGACCGCGATCACACAGGAGACGCTGAGCGTGTCGGGCATCCTGCTCGCGAAGAGCTTCACCCGGCAGCGCGCCGAAGTCGAGCGCTACTCCGACGAGAACCGCACCCAGATCCGCTTGCAGGTCTCGCAGGCGATGAGCGGCCAGTGGTTCTTCGCGATGGTGAACATCTTCCTCTCGTCCATCCCCGCGATCGTTTACCTCGTCTCGGGCTGGCTGGTGCTCGGCGGTGCGACCGACATCACCGCGGGCACGATCGTGGCGTTCACGACCGTGCAGGCGCGGCTGCTCTTCCCGCTGCTCGCCCTCATGCGGGTGGCGCTCGACCTCCAGACGTCGGGTGCGCTGTTCGCGAGGATCTTCGAATACCTCGACCTCAAGCCGGCCATCGTGGACCGGCCGGATGCGGTGCCGGTCGACTCCGAGCGCGAACTCGGGCGGATCGAGTTCGACCGCGTCGCCTTCCGCTACCCGGATGCGCGGGACGGGGAGCGGAACACGCTCGACGACGTCTCGTTCGTGATCCAGCCGGGCGAGTTCGCGGCGTTCGTCGGTCCGAGCGGGGCGGGGAAGACCACTGTGTCGTACCTCATCCCGCGGTTCTACGACACCACGAGCGGCCGCATCCTGTTCGGCGGCACAGACCTGCGCGCGCTCCAGCAGGAGTCGCTCGTCTCGCACATCGGCGTGGTCAGCCAGGAAACCTATCTGTTCCACGCGACCATCGCCGAGAACCTGCGCTACGCCCGGCCCGAGGCGACGCCGGAGGAAGTGGAGTCGGCGGCGCGGCGGGCGAACATCCACGACACCATCGTCGGTTTCCCAGACGGCTACGAGACGGTGGTCGGCGAACGCGGCTACCGGCTCTCGGGAGGCGAGAAGCAGCGGATCGCCATCGCGCGCGTCCTGCTCAAGGACCCCGCCGTTCTGATCCTGGACGAGGCGACCAGTGCGCTCGACAGCATTTCGGAGCGCGTGGTGCAGCAGGCGTTGGACACGGCTTCGCGCGGCCGCACGACCATCGCGATCGCTCACCGCCTCTCCACCATCGTCGCGGCCGACATCATCTTCGTCGTCGACCGCGGTCGGATCGTGGAGCGGGGGAACCACCGGCAACTGCTGGAAGCCGGGGGCGTCTACGCGCGGCTGTACTGGGAGCAGATCGAAGGTTCACTGCTCGACACCTGA
- a CDS encoding carbohydrate ABC transporter permease: protein MWSGHRRRSRKERRDDRRRRPPGLHLPSGGERTPPTADEEPHEAAAPERRSAGVRTGVQALAIVLWCLLPFYWMVVTSFRDVGYTNDNTPWIAHFTWDNYVTALSTNLGKHLGQALLNSLFIGLCVTVISLVVGIFASYALARLDFRFKGIVLGVILAASMFPGVALITPLFQLFTNIGWMGTYQALIIPEISFALPLTVYTLTSFFREMPWDLEEAARIDGCSQAQAFRKIILPLAAPAVFTTAILAFISSWNEFLISSQLSSDATQPVTVAIASFTGSQPHQEPYTAVMAAGTIVTVPLIILVLIFQRRIVAGLTAGGVKG, encoded by the coding sequence ATGTGGTCAGGACACAGGAGGCGCAGCAGAAAGGAGCGAAGGGATGACCGCCGTCGCCGGCCCCCGGGCCTCCACCTCCCCTCCGGAGGCGAACGCACACCCCCGACCGCAGACGAAGAGCCGCACGAGGCAGCGGCGCCGGAGCGCCGGAGCGCCGGCGTCCGCACCGGCGTCCAGGCCCTCGCGATCGTCCTCTGGTGCCTCCTCCCGTTCTACTGGATGGTCGTCACCTCGTTCCGCGACGTCGGCTACACGAACGACAACACCCCGTGGATCGCCCACTTCACGTGGGACAACTACGTGACGGCTCTCTCCACCAACCTGGGCAAACACCTGGGACAAGCGCTGCTGAACTCGCTTTTCATCGGCCTCTGCGTCACGGTCATCTCGCTGGTCGTCGGCATTTTCGCCTCCTACGCGCTCGCACGGCTGGACTTCCGGTTCAAGGGCATCGTCCTCGGCGTCATCCTCGCCGCCTCGATGTTCCCGGGGGTCGCGCTCATCACGCCGCTGTTCCAGCTCTTCACGAACATCGGCTGGATGGGAACTTACCAGGCGCTGATCATCCCGGAGATCTCGTTCGCGCTGCCGCTGACCGTCTACACGCTCACCTCGTTCTTCCGCGAGATGCCCTGGGACCTGGAGGAGGCCGCCCGGATCGACGGCTGCTCGCAAGCGCAGGCGTTCCGGAAGATCATCCTGCCGCTGGCCGCGCCCGCGGTGTTCACCACCGCCATTCTGGCGTTCATCTCCTCGTGGAACGAGTTCCTGATCTCCAGCCAGCTGTCCAGCGACGCGACGCAGCCGGTCACGGTCGCCATCGCCTCGTTCACCGGCAGCCAGCCGCACCAGGAGCCGTACACGGCGGTCATGGCGGCCGGCACGATCGTGACCGTCCCGCTCATCATCCTGGTGCTGATCTTCCAGCGCCGGATCGTCGCGGGCCTCACGGCCGGCGGCGTGAAGGGCTGA
- a CDS encoding LacI family DNA-binding transcriptional regulator, with protein MTGIEEVARATGVSTATVSRALRGLPNVSDKTRDAVRRAADELGYVASSSASGLASGRTLALGVVVPSVSRWFYAQVLEGVDAELRAASYDMILFNLGAHRGNRERVFHRSILRKRTDALLALCLDFTPDERKQLASLGHPTIVVGGSVMGLRSIGIDERSTARRATEHLIGLGHTQIAHLGGEDEEGLNSNVPLSRLRGFEQAMTVAGLPVRPEWVVPGGFSLPRARASMSRLLDRPGPRPTAVFASSDEMAIGAILAAGDRGLRVPEDLSVIGIDDHDFAACFGLTTMAQNPFEQGATATRMLLKELGGGEPRTRSVSAAATLVVRSSTAPPH; from the coding sequence ATGACCGGCATCGAGGAGGTCGCCCGGGCGACCGGTGTCTCCACAGCGACGGTCTCCCGGGCGCTGCGGGGGCTCCCGAACGTGTCCGACAAGACCCGCGACGCCGTGCGCCGGGCGGCGGACGAGCTCGGCTACGTCGCATCGTCCAGCGCGTCGGGACTGGCGAGCGGGCGCACGCTCGCTCTGGGCGTGGTCGTCCCCTCGGTCAGCCGGTGGTTCTACGCGCAGGTGCTGGAGGGCGTGGATGCCGAACTCCGGGCGGCCAGCTACGACATGATCCTCTTCAATCTGGGCGCGCACCGCGGCAACCGCGAGCGGGTGTTCCACCGCAGCATTCTGCGCAAGCGCACCGACGCGCTCCTCGCGCTCTGCCTGGACTTCACTCCCGATGAGCGCAAGCAGCTCGCCTCTCTGGGCCATCCGACCATCGTGGTCGGCGGCTCGGTGATGGGGCTGCGCAGCATCGGCATCGACGAGCGATCGACCGCCCGCCGGGCCACGGAGCACCTCATCGGTCTCGGGCACACGCAGATCGCCCACCTCGGCGGCGAGGACGAGGAGGGGCTCAACAGCAACGTCCCACTGAGCCGGCTGCGCGGCTTCGAGCAGGCGATGACGGTGGCGGGGCTGCCCGTGCGGCCGGAGTGGGTCGTCCCGGGCGGCTTCTCGCTTCCGCGAGCACGCGCCAGCATGAGCCGGCTGCTCGACCGGCCCGGTCCGCGACCGACGGCGGTCTTCGCCAGCTCGGACGAGATGGCGATCGGCGCCATCCTCGCCGCGGGCGACCGCGGGCTGCGCGTTCCGGAGGACCTGTCGGTCATCGGGATCGACGACCACGACTTCGCTGCGTGCTTCGGTCTGACGACGATGGCACAGAACCCGTTCGAGCAGGGTGCGACGGCCACACGGATGCTGCTCAAGGAACTCGGCGGTGGGGAGCCGCGTACACGCTCGGTGAGCGCGGCGGCGACGCTCGTCGTCCGCAGCTCCACCGCTCCCCCGCACTGA
- a CDS encoding MFS transporter has product MLLAYTPFALVPLGVESAIALGLVFFGWGVSLAVTSVWVAPLLTARIPRTRVLWTVMPLLALDLIAAGIFSSSLVALIVCVIVGGLLLGILNTVLIECVMEATDLPRPVASSAYSGVRFLGGAIAPPAATLLADTISPAMPFFAGGVSVLIAVALIVLGHKHLKRVDAPQESADQEAEVLALADAG; this is encoded by the coding sequence GTGCTCCTGGCCTACACGCCGTTCGCCCTGGTGCCGCTCGGCGTCGAATCCGCGATCGCGCTCGGCCTGGTCTTCTTCGGCTGGGGCGTCTCGCTCGCCGTCACGTCGGTCTGGGTGGCGCCGCTGCTCACCGCGCGCATCCCGCGCACACGAGTGCTCTGGACGGTGATGCCGCTGCTCGCGCTCGATCTGATCGCCGCGGGGATCTTCAGCTCGTCGCTGGTCGCGCTGATCGTCTGTGTCATCGTCGGCGGTCTGCTGCTCGGCATCCTGAACACCGTGCTCATCGAGTGCGTGATGGAGGCGACGGACCTGCCCCGCCCGGTCGCGTCGAGCGCATACTCGGGCGTGCGGTTCCTCGGCGGAGCCATCGCCCCACCGGCGGCGACGCTGCTGGCCGACACGATCAGCCCGGCGATGCCGTTCTTCGCCGGTGGCGTGTCTGTGCTCATCGCGGTCGCTCTCATCGTGCTGGGACACAAGCACCTGAAGCGGGTGGACGCACCGCAGGAGTCGGCGGACCAGGAAGCCGAAGTGCTGGCGCTGGCCGACGCCGGCTGA
- a CDS encoding MDR/zinc-dependent alcohol dehydrogenase-like family protein, which translates to MDAVTAALALRAAGPAPRILVQGATGAVGALAVQFALREGRMVVGTASRTDSSAIPIVDYRAEGWPAAVRAAAGGAVDAAIDHTGSVRAGEALAAEGVLVHTAWAGRPGHERADALRGAVDALRKRRERVVSVPAFVRFADVHYRRLLAGLLADAAEGRLRAPEPVQYPFDELWSAYRTAARREPGRKTVLRMPGAAE; encoded by the coding sequence TTGGACGCCGTCACGGCCGCCCTGGCGCTGCGGGCAGCGGGACCGGCCCCGCGCATCCTCGTGCAGGGGGCGACGGGGGCGGTCGGTGCGCTGGCCGTGCAGTTCGCGCTGCGCGAGGGCCGGATGGTGGTCGGAACGGCATCCCGAACCGACAGCTCCGCCATCCCGATCGTGGACTACCGCGCCGAGGGCTGGCCCGCCGCCGTGCGCGCAGCCGCGGGCGGTGCGGTGGATGCGGCGATCGACCACACAGGATCGGTGCGCGCCGGCGAGGCGCTCGCGGCGGAGGGCGTCCTCGTCCACACCGCTTGGGCCGGACGACCCGGGCACGAGCGCGCGGACGCGCTGCGCGGCGCGGTGGACGCACTGCGCAAGCGGAGGGAGCGCGTGGTCTCCGTCCCGGCGTTCGTGCGGTTCGCGGACGTACACTATCGCCGTCTGCTGGCGGGACTGCTCGCCGATGCCGCGGAGGGCCGGCTGCGCGCGCCGGAGCCGGTCCAGTATCCCTTCGATGAGCTGTGGAGCGCCTACCGCACGGCCGCACGGCGGGAGCCAGGGCGCAAGACGGTGCTCAGGATGCCGGGCGCGGCTGAGTGA